In Phyllobacterium zundukense, one DNA window encodes the following:
- the queC gene encoding 7-cyano-7-deazaguanine synthase QueC — MARNSDGALVLFSGGQDSATCLAWALSRFDRVETVGFDYGQRHRIELEVRGGFRNALAKQFPHWAARLGDDHMLDAGVVGQLGASAMTNDIAIEMAENGLPNTFVPGRNLLFFTLAGALAYRRGLRVIVGGMCETDYSGYPDCRDDTLKAQQVALSLGLDRRVTIETPLMWLDKAETFALAQDLGGEPLLDLIVENTHTCYLGDRSKRHAWGYGCGTCPACELRSAGWQKFKAEAL, encoded by the coding sequence ATGGCTCGCAACTCTGACGGCGCACTGGTCCTGTTTTCCGGCGGACAGGATTCCGCCACGTGCCTTGCCTGGGCGCTATCCCGTTTCGACCGTGTCGAGACGGTGGGTTTTGACTATGGCCAGCGGCACCGGATCGAGCTCGAAGTGCGTGGCGGGTTCCGCAACGCCCTGGCGAAGCAGTTTCCACATTGGGCGGCAAGGCTCGGCGACGATCATATGCTGGATGCCGGCGTCGTGGGGCAGCTCGGCGCATCTGCGATGACCAATGATATTGCCATTGAGATGGCTGAAAACGGCTTGCCCAATACCTTCGTGCCCGGCCGCAATCTGCTGTTCTTCACGCTCGCCGGGGCGCTGGCCTATCGCCGCGGCCTGCGCGTCATTGTCGGCGGCATGTGCGAGACCGATTATTCCGGCTATCCCGACTGCCGCGATGACACGCTGAAAGCCCAGCAGGTGGCACTATCGCTCGGCCTCGATCGCCGCGTCACCATTGAAACGCCGTTGATGTGGCTCGACAAGGCCGAGACCTTCGCGCTGGCCCAGGACCTTGGCGGTGAACCGCTCCTCGACCTTATCGTCGAGAACACCCATACTTGCTATCTCGGCGATCGTTCCAAGCGCCATGCCTGGGGCTATGGCTGCGGCACCTGCCCCGCCTGCGAGTTGCGTTCTGCCGGCTGGCAGAAATTCAAGGCGGAAGCCCTATGA